The following coding sequences lie in one Mucilaginibacter sp. KACC 22773 genomic window:
- a CDS encoding type IV secretion system DNA-binding domain-containing protein: protein MEETREQQKLHGFLQCAIYLSIGLEAAIFIYHDAPFWGIFFTPLDRISHLAIYSNLVYSKLATFGLTCLVSIGTLAKKKTDLDPKKHIVYPLAIGLFLFFGSLVFAGRASPPAFAYTSWYNLLYMICSFSGALIVSVSMDNISKFIKSGLGKDKWNTEAESFMQPVKRIDTPYSVNIPMLFYYKGKVRNGWVNICNVFRGTMVIGTPGSGKSFSIVNPFIRQLIAKEFAVCLYDFKFPDLGHIAYYHYLLAKQNGKLNGFAFHVINLNDIEKSRRINPWRADYIRSLADAAETAEALVEALKKGDRSGGSDQFFTQSAINFLASCVYFMSKYKGGIYSSFPHVLALLNRSYEEIFNALTSEPELRSLLSPFMTAYNAKAFDQLEGQIGTLKIFISRLATKETYWVFSGNDFDLKISAKENPGMLVLANDPNTQNINSACYSIIINRLTKLINTKGNLPSALIVDEVPTLFVHRVENLIATARSNKVAVLMGLQELPQFNQQYGKDTAATITAVVGTVLSGSVRNKETLEWLERLFGKSKQLGEGLSIDRNKTSTSLNEKLEALIPAGKIASLNSGEMVGMIAADAQEKYTGQFETSAVNCRINLDMEEIKKEEKGYKSLPTFYDFGGKMEEKLRQNFNHISQEIQEMVLAFKPPPSTVPVKATMKK from the coding sequence ATGGAGGAGACGAGGGAACAGCAAAAACTGCATGGATTTTTGCAGTGTGCGATATACCTGTCCATAGGATTGGAAGCCGCCATTTTTATTTATCACGATGCCCCTTTCTGGGGCATTTTTTTTACACCGCTGGACAGGATCAGCCACCTGGCCATTTATTCGAACCTGGTCTATAGCAAACTGGCAACGTTTGGCCTCACCTGCCTGGTCAGCATCGGTACGCTGGCAAAAAAGAAAACAGACCTCGACCCTAAAAAGCATATCGTCTACCCGCTTGCCATCGGTCTGTTTTTGTTCTTCGGCAGCCTGGTTTTTGCGGGTCGTGCCTCCCCGCCGGCATTTGCCTATACCAGCTGGTATAACCTGCTGTACATGATCTGCTCTTTCAGCGGGGCACTCATAGTGAGCGTTTCGATGGACAACATCTCCAAGTTCATCAAATCCGGGCTTGGCAAGGATAAATGGAATACCGAAGCGGAAAGCTTTATGCAGCCGGTTAAGCGCATCGATACGCCGTATTCGGTCAATATCCCCATGCTGTTCTACTATAAGGGAAAGGTTCGGAACGGCTGGGTCAATATCTGCAATGTTTTTCGCGGTACGATGGTGATCGGTACGCCGGGCTCGGGTAAATCCTTTAGTATAGTCAATCCCTTTATCAGGCAACTGATTGCCAAAGAGTTTGCGGTATGCCTGTATGATTTCAAGTTCCCTGATCTCGGCCATATTGCCTACTATCATTATTTACTGGCCAAGCAGAATGGAAAACTAAATGGTTTTGCTTTTCATGTTATCAACTTGAATGACATCGAAAAAAGCCGCCGCATCAATCCCTGGCGGGCAGATTATATCCGCTCACTGGCTGATGCGGCAGAAACTGCCGAGGCTTTGGTGGAGGCATTGAAAAAAGGTGACCGCTCCGGGGGTAGCGACCAGTTCTTCACGCAGTCTGCTATTAATTTCCTGGCCTCCTGTGTTTATTTTATGAGCAAATATAAAGGCGGCATCTATTCCAGCTTCCCGCATGTACTGGCTTTGCTGAACCGCTCTTACGAGGAAATCTTTAACGCTTTGACCTCCGAACCGGAACTCCGTTCCCTGCTGTCACCGTTCATGACGGCATATAATGCAAAAGCTTTTGACCAGTTAGAGGGGCAGATCGGAACGCTGAAGATCTTTATCAGCCGTTTGGCGACAAAAGAAACTTATTGGGTCTTTTCCGGTAACGACTTTGACCTGAAGATATCCGCAAAGGAAAATCCGGGTATGCTGGTACTGGCCAACGACCCCAATACGCAGAATATTAATTCGGCCTGCTATTCCATCATCATCAACCGGCTGACCAAACTGATCAATACCAAGGGCAATTTGCCTTCGGCACTGATCGTCGATGAGGTGCCGACCTTGTTCGTTCACCGGGTGGAAAACCTGATCGCGACCGCCCGTTCCAACAAGGTTGCCGTTTTAATGGGCTTGCAGGAACTGCCCCAGTTCAATCAGCAATACGGGAAAGATACCGCGGCGACCATTACCGCCGTTGTCGGGACCGTGCTGTCCGGCTCTGTTCGCAATAAGGAAACGCTCGAATGGTTGGAACGCCTCTTTGGTAAATCCAAACAATTGGGCGAAGGGCTGTCGATCGACCGTAATAAAACCTCTACCTCCCTGAACGAAAAACTCGAAGCGCTAATACCTGCGGGAAAAATAGCATCCCTCAATTCTGGCGAGATGGTGGGCATGATCGCCGCCGATGCGCAGGAAAAGTATACCGGCCAGTTTGAAACCTCTGCCGTCAACTGCCGCATTAACCTGGATATGGAGGAGATCAAAAAGGAAGAGAAAGGCTATAAATCCTTGCCCACCTTTTATGATTTCGGCGGAAAAATGGAGGAAAAGCTGCGGCAAAATTTTAACCACATCTCGCAGGAGATACAGGAAATGGTACTGGCCTTTAAGCCGCCCCCGTCCACCGTA
- a CDS encoding helicase-related protein → MADNIAAIRIALDFNGRQLSDADLQTLKKYAGFGGLKAVLFPPGELSAWEKFGASKTDLKLYPQVMELHELLQKKLTAKEYKAAIDALKSSSQTAYYTPDFIPRAIYTAMLQCNILPKHLYEPSAGAGVFIEEALLTFAGLAQVTAVEKDILTGKVLTAICSAYDTPINVQIKKLEETAATEKGQSDLVISNIPFGKIAVHDPAYNKSGISAKVHTYFFAKGLDKINDGGILAYIVTDAFLNNPSNATARKYLFTTADLLTVAVLPANLMKENANVEVGMHLILVQKNDTKETLTEAESMLLDTVEIENSFGKYHINAWLADKNELVYADEIIEGTNARGKPSRIAWQNGEMLDIIPILREQLVAGFRNFNYAKWEAISFDKKEGQLRQFTFLPVPEKEKATGRPALNFGQLGLFDAPVQPESDDKAQAYLDDLDQQFVEAETARVVSIIRTTQRPLHDSIVLLTARAKANNRFNYKLYSNLSELSFPGKWMTGVALGQELDALSVKLKQYGHDYRYEGDSTLEAAFRLVADRPKAFTDIKPFYEKDTLVIFEGKAGLIGEPHNFEAKFDPLDPQPDLAFFEDYLTLRDIYLELSGYENEHAIQFPELRQSLNFYYEAFVSKYGELNQTENRNRILQDVALGFKVLSSLEIREQENFVRSDIFYGPLFQQKEMLKTDDPLEALARCLNDTGRVDLSIIAQVTGLTEDEIIIQLDKQILLNPQSLGWETTDNYLSGNVVEKLKVAEKLAGDEPNNLQFARSLSAIRRVQPERIPFERLDFNLGERWVPLEYYERFATDLFKLDTKISYLLSVDDYKVSYAKKGNTITNEEFSVTPKESNKVTGRTLLEYALLNTSPHFTYPVEQYGKVVRVPDTEAIQNAHRKIDNIRTRYLLWLMELPNEEKQYLEKLYNDTYNCYALREFDGSHLSLPGFDFKALKISDLYPSQRNAAWRVIQNNGGLIDHEVGLGKTLTMIIAAMEMKRLGIVHKPLILALKANVQQITDTFRLAYPKAKLLAPGENDFEPAKRKRIFHEIKNNNWDCIILTHDQFGKIPQAPEIQRQILEIELGNTELDLLTIQNAGEEISREMLKGLEIRKENLEAKLKGVIEAIEQRKDTGINFREMNIDHLFIDESHKFKNLTFTTRHTKVAGLGNIAGSQKALNMLFAIRTLQDRYDTDLCATFLSGTPISNSLTEMYLIFKYLRPRELERQRISNFDAWAAVYARKTVDFEFTVTNEIRAKERFRHFIKVPELALFYNQITDYKTANHINLDKPEIDETLVNIKPTPDQQEFIKRLMGFARTGDATLIGRRPLTRDEDKGRMLIATNYAKKMAVDMRLVNPEQYGDHPGNKVNVCARNVAEIYHESTPHKGTQIIFSDIGTPKTGEFNVYDALRDKLVADFNIPANQITFIHNWATDKQRKELFKKMNAGEIRILIGSTEKAGTGLNVQERIVAMHHLDIPWKPSELEQRDGRGARQGNWLTKKFYGNKVRNFIYAVEQSLDNYKFNLLKNKQIFISQMKNNELSVRTLDEGAIDEQSGMSFSEYIAILSGDTSLLEKTRLEKKVAELEGYKGAHFKEVSRSRYLLEDLEKKSRETGQTLEMVRKDEQAYKTVLKYDADGAKLNPLKLADSVQPEAIAIGNHFIGLYKNWQPADPAKPEQHLGELYGFDLFIRRKLQTVESGFTSRIEQVTSLYAESRATGIKYLQNGGAPNIDNPKLAARYFLEAINRVVGMAERYEKELADTNRQIPEVRELTQRPFDQEYELASLKKELAKLEMEISNRIAEKDKEAQAQQALDMDPAQQEEVIEQDAGYSPGILKR, encoded by the coding sequence ATGGCAGATAATATCGCGGCCATCCGGATCGCCCTGGACTTTAATGGCCGGCAGCTTTCTGATGCGGACCTGCAAACGCTGAAAAAATACGCGGGATTCGGCGGGCTCAAGGCCGTCCTGTTCCCGCCCGGGGAACTATCCGCCTGGGAAAAGTTCGGTGCCTCCAAAACCGACCTTAAACTATACCCGCAGGTCATGGAACTGCACGAACTGCTGCAGAAAAAACTGACCGCCAAAGAATATAAAGCGGCCATTGATGCTTTAAAAAGCAGTTCGCAGACGGCCTATTATACGCCGGATTTTATTCCGAGGGCGATCTATACCGCTATGCTGCAATGCAATATCCTGCCTAAACACCTGTATGAGCCAAGCGCCGGGGCAGGTGTTTTTATTGAAGAGGCCTTGCTGACTTTCGCCGGACTGGCGCAGGTGACGGCGGTGGAAAAGGACATCCTCACCGGGAAGGTCCTGACCGCGATCTGTTCGGCATACGACACGCCGATCAATGTGCAGATCAAAAAGCTGGAGGAAACCGCCGCAACCGAAAAAGGGCAATCGGACCTGGTGATCAGCAATATTCCTTTTGGAAAGATCGCCGTTCATGATCCTGCCTACAACAAAAGCGGCATCTCCGCCAAGGTGCATACCTATTTCTTTGCCAAAGGGCTGGATAAGATCAACGACGGCGGCATCCTGGCCTATATCGTTACCGATGCCTTCCTGAACAATCCTTCCAATGCCACCGCGCGGAAGTACCTGTTTACCACCGCTGACCTGCTGACCGTAGCCGTATTACCCGCCAACCTGATGAAGGAGAACGCCAACGTCGAAGTGGGTATGCACCTGATCCTGGTTCAGAAAAACGATACCAAGGAAACCCTGACCGAAGCAGAAAGCATGTTGCTGGATACCGTGGAAATCGAAAACTCATTTGGTAAATACCACATTAATGCCTGGCTAGCCGATAAAAATGAACTGGTTTACGCGGATGAGATCATCGAAGGCACCAATGCCCGGGGAAAGCCCTCCAGGATTGCCTGGCAAAACGGCGAGATGCTGGATATTATTCCCATACTCAGGGAGCAACTGGTCGCCGGTTTTCGAAACTTCAATTATGCGAAATGGGAAGCTATCTCTTTCGACAAAAAGGAAGGTCAACTCAGGCAGTTCACTTTTCTACCCGTACCGGAAAAAGAGAAAGCGACGGGAAGGCCCGCTTTAAATTTCGGCCAGTTGGGCTTATTTGATGCCCCGGTGCAACCGGAATCGGATGATAAGGCACAGGCCTACCTGGATGATCTCGATCAGCAATTTGTTGAAGCGGAAACAGCACGGGTGGTCAGCATTATCCGCACAACCCAGCGTCCATTGCATGACAGCATTGTGTTACTAACCGCCCGCGCCAAAGCGAATAACAGGTTTAATTACAAGCTTTATAGCAACCTCTCCGAGTTATCTTTCCCCGGCAAATGGATGACAGGCGTAGCCCTTGGGCAGGAACTGGATGCCCTGTCCGTTAAGCTAAAACAATATGGCCATGATTACCGCTATGAAGGCGACAGTACCTTAGAGGCTGCCTTCAGATTGGTAGCCGACCGGCCAAAAGCATTTACGGATATCAAACCGTTCTACGAAAAAGATACGCTGGTCATTTTTGAAGGCAAGGCCGGCCTGATTGGCGAGCCGCATAACTTTGAGGCCAAATTCGATCCCCTTGACCCGCAGCCGGACCTGGCTTTTTTCGAAGACTACCTGACCCTACGGGACATTTACCTGGAACTATCCGGGTATGAAAATGAGCATGCGATCCAGTTCCCCGAACTGCGCCAGTCACTGAATTTTTATTACGAAGCATTTGTCAGTAAATACGGGGAGCTCAACCAAACTGAAAACCGTAACCGGATCCTCCAGGATGTGGCTTTAGGCTTTAAAGTCCTTTCCTCACTGGAGATCAGGGAGCAGGAAAACTTTGTTCGGTCGGACATTTTTTACGGGCCGCTTTTTCAGCAAAAGGAAATGCTGAAAACAGACGATCCGTTAGAAGCGCTGGCCCGCTGCCTGAATGATACCGGGCGGGTAGATCTTTCCATCATTGCGCAGGTTACCGGCTTAACCGAAGACGAGATCATCATCCAATTGGATAAGCAGATCCTGTTGAACCCGCAATCCCTTGGCTGGGAAACGACCGACAACTATTTGTCCGGCAACGTTGTAGAAAAGTTAAAGGTCGCGGAAAAGCTTGCCGGGGATGAGCCAAACAACCTCCAATTCGCCAGGAGCCTTAGCGCGATCCGCCGTGTACAGCCGGAAAGGATACCATTTGAAAGGCTGGACTTCAACCTCGGTGAGCGCTGGGTGCCGCTCGAATACTACGAGCGGTTCGCTACGGACCTTTTTAAGTTGGATACAAAGATCAGTTACCTGCTCTCTGTAGACGACTACAAGGTCAGCTATGCAAAAAAAGGCAATACCATTACCAACGAGGAGTTTTCGGTCACCCCAAAAGAAAGCAATAAGGTTACGGGACGTACCTTGCTGGAATACGCCCTGCTGAATACCAGTCCACATTTTACTTACCCGGTGGAGCAGTACGGAAAGGTTGTCAGGGTGCCCGACACCGAAGCGATCCAGAATGCACACCGCAAGATCGATAACATCCGGACGCGGTACCTGCTCTGGCTGATGGAACTGCCCAACGAGGAAAAGCAGTATCTCGAAAAGTTATACAATGACACCTATAACTGTTATGCCTTACGCGAATTTGACGGCAGCCACCTTTCGCTGCCGGGGTTTGATTTCAAGGCGTTAAAGATCAGCGATCTCTATCCTTCACAGCGGAATGCTGCCTGGCGAGTCATCCAAAATAATGGCGGTTTGATCGACCACGAGGTGGGCCTGGGCAAGACCCTGACGATGATCATCGCCGCCATGGAAATGAAAAGGCTGGGCATCGTGCACAAGCCCCTGATCCTGGCCCTGAAAGCCAACGTGCAGCAGATCACCGACACCTTCCGGCTGGCTTATCCCAAAGCGAAGCTGCTGGCGCCCGGTGAAAACGATTTTGAACCGGCTAAGCGCAAACGGATCTTCCACGAGATCAAAAACAATAACTGGGACTGTATCATCCTGACGCATGACCAGTTTGGTAAAATTCCACAGGCACCGGAAATTCAACGCCAGATCCTCGAAATTGAGCTGGGTAATACTGAACTGGACCTGCTGACCATTCAGAACGCCGGGGAGGAGATCAGCCGCGAGATGCTCAAAGGTTTGGAAATACGCAAGGAAAACCTGGAAGCCAAGCTCAAAGGCGTGATCGAGGCGATAGAACAACGCAAAGACACCGGGATAAATTTCCGCGAGATGAACATTGATCATTTGTTCATCGACGAATCGCATAAATTTAAGAACCTTACTTTCACCACCCGGCACACCAAGGTCGCGGGTTTGGGAAATATCGCGGGAAGCCAGAAAGCGCTCAATATGCTTTTTGCTATCCGCACCTTACAGGACCGCTATGATACCGACCTGTGCGCGACCTTTCTTTCCGGCACGCCGATCTCCAATAGCCTGACGGAGATGTACCTGATCTTTAAGTACCTCCGGCCGCGCGAACTGGAGCGGCAGCGCATTTCCAACTTTGATGCCTGGGCCGCGGTCTATGCGCGAAAAACGGTTGATTTTGAATTTACGGTAACGAACGAGATACGGGCAAAGGAGCGCTTTCGCCACTTTATCAAAGTGCCGGAACTCGCGCTGTTTTATAACCAGATCACCGATTACAAAACAGCGAATCATATCAACCTGGACAAGCCGGAGATCGATGAAACGCTCGTTAACATTAAGCCAACCCCTGACCAGCAGGAATTTATTAAACGGCTGATGGGGTTTGCCAGGACCGGGGATGCAACACTGATCGGCAGGCGTCCGCTGACCAGGGATGAGGACAAAGGCCGCATGCTGATCGCTACCAATTACGCAAAGAAAATGGCCGTAGATATGCGGCTGGTCAACCCGGAGCAATACGGCGACCATCCCGGCAATAAGGTCAACGTGTGTGCACGAAATGTGGCTGAGATCTATCACGAAAGTACGCCGCATAAAGGTACGCAGATCATTTTCAGCGATATCGGCACACCAAAAACCGGTGAGTTTAATGTCTATGATGCACTGCGGGATAAACTGGTCGCTGATTTTAATATCCCGGCAAACCAGATCACCTTTATACATAACTGGGCAACGGACAAACAGCGTAAAGAACTGTTTAAAAAAATGAATGCCGGCGAGATCCGCATCCTGATCGGCAGCACCGAAAAAGCGGGAACCGGGTTAAATGTGCAGGAGCGCATTGTCGCCATGCATCACCTGGACATTCCCTGGAAACCGTCGGAACTCGAGCAGCGGGACGGCCGCGGCGCCAGGCAAGGCAACTGGCTGACCAAGAAATTTTACGGCAACAAGGTCAGGAACTTTATTTACGCCGTAGAGCAGTCCCTGGATAATTACAAATTCAACCTGCTCAAAAACAAACAGATCTTCATCAGCCAGATGAAAAACAATGAACTCTCCGTCCGGACACTCGACGAGGGTGCCATAGATGAGCAAAGCGGCATGAGCTTTTCCGAATATATCGCGATCCTGTCCGGCGATACTTCTTTGCTGGAAAAGACCCGCCTGGAAAAAAAGGTGGCCGAACTGGAAGGTTATAAGGGCGCGCACTTTAAGGAGGTGTCCAGGAGCCGCTACCTGTTGGAGGACCTGGAAAAGAAAAGCCGGGAAACCGGCCAAACGCTGGAAATGGTGCGCAAGGATGAGCAGGCTTATAAAACTGTGCTGAAGTATGATGCTGACGGCGCGAAACTTAACCCCTTAAAGCTTGCTGATTCCGTGCAGCCGGAAGCCATTGCCATCGGCAACCATTTCATCGGGCTCTATAAAAACTGGCAGCCTGCTGACCCCGCGAAACCTGAACAGCATTTAGGTGAACTCTATGGCTTTGACCTTTTTATCAGGCGTAAGCTACAAACCGTAGAATCCGGTTTTACCAGCCGGATCGAACAGGTCACCTCGCTCTACGCGGAAAGCCGTGCCACGGGTATCAAATACCTGCAGAACGGCGGTGCGCCTAATATCGATAATCCCAAACTGGCGGCGCGGTATTTCCTGGAGGCGATCAACCGTGTCGTTGGCATGGCGGAACGTTATGAAAAGGAACTGGCCGATACCAACCGGCAGATCCCGGAAGTCCGGGAACTCACCCAGCGCCCCTTTGACCAGGAATATGAACTGGCCTCCCTGAAAAAGGAATTGGCGAAGCTGGAAATGGAGATCAGCAACAGGATTGCTGAAAAAGATAAGGAGGCGCAGGCACAGCAGGCCCTCGATATGGATCCCGCACAACAGGAAGAGGTTATTGAACAGGATGCCGGGTACAGCCCCGGTATATTGAAACGCTAA
- a CDS encoding DUF4138 domain-containing protein yields MKTIFFFLLVLCAPTLYAQKPLPVVYLPDNLTIHFISPEPIRYVDISTKELAGDLPLKNVLRLKLRDSLQYFKGSVVTIAGEKFIAQYRLLPGYPGVPTEISIVPADMNPLDISGVGLSQNQLKALALSLIAKKPEQRMEKVKAFGIEGRLNHVYTVGDYIFLDIGYHNKTNLKYDIADLRFRIDDKKVTKAANNQSVEIRPEFVLFDSPAFSRNYRNIFVFKKMSFPGNKVLHTELSEKQLSGRIVTLTISYQDILDADILPN; encoded by the coding sequence ATGAAAACGATCTTTTTCTTTTTACTGGTGCTTTGCGCCCCTACGCTCTATGCCCAAAAACCATTGCCGGTGGTTTACCTCCCGGACAACCTGACCATACACTTTATTTCTCCCGAGCCGATCCGGTACGTGGATATTTCTACGAAGGAACTGGCCGGTGACCTGCCCTTAAAAAACGTATTACGCTTGAAATTGCGTGATTCGCTCCAGTACTTCAAGGGATCGGTCGTAACCATTGCCGGTGAAAAGTTTATTGCGCAATACCGGCTGCTGCCGGGTTACCCCGGTGTCCCTACCGAGATCAGCATCGTCCCGGCGGATATGAACCCCCTGGATATTTCCGGCGTTGGACTTTCACAAAATCAGTTGAAGGCCCTGGCACTCAGTTTGATCGCCAAAAAGCCGGAGCAGCGCATGGAAAAAGTAAAGGCATTCGGCATTGAAGGGCGGTTAAATCACGTCTACACGGTCGGAGATTATATTTTCCTGGATATCGGCTACCACAATAAAACCAATCTGAAATACGATATCGCCGATCTCCGGTTCCGGATAGATGATAAAAAGGTAACCAAAGCCGCCAACAACCAATCCGTGGAGATCAGGCCCGAGTTTGTCCTGTTTGATTCGCCGGCTTTTTCCCGGAACTACCGGAACATCTTTGTCTTTAAAAAGATGTCTTTTCCGGGTAATAAAGTATTGCACACGGAACTCAGCGAAAAGCAGCTGTCAGGGCGGATCGTAACGCTGACGATCTCCTACCAGGATATCCTTGATGCGGATATCCTGCCGAATTAA
- the traM gene encoding conjugative transposon protein TraM gives MKIDFKQPKYMLPVILLPFLCLFFYAWQSGFSSKPKETAKETVGLNNSVGQVSADVRKKQLADKLDAYRNTYKEADGLTAVNVIPRENSSNPAYNNDYSDQQKKKLDSIRQVMKLKFGAVEMPVGGRIRPSGITHDQQVANAVEAMSRRQANTARQVEPAPKEKDPMDVFRQQMAIMDSVSKQNDPAYKEELKKKELADKAAKLKASQVKLTVEKANALSGDFNTVLPEKEPAFISAVIDENVTGYAGSRLRLKLLEDIKAGNNLVKKGTYIFAQVSGFSEQRVTLSITSILFEGKILPVKLDVYDMDGLPGLYVPSSAFRDFTKDLGSNSVQGVTIDGSSGNSQFIMSSLDKVFQSTSSAIASLIRKNKAKLKYNSYLYLIDTDALQNAQKRESLLSTAEMQ, from the coding sequence ATGAAAATTGATTTTAAACAGCCCAAATATATGCTGCCGGTCATCCTGTTGCCGTTTTTGTGCCTGTTCTTTTATGCCTGGCAAAGCGGCTTTTCTTCCAAACCAAAGGAAACGGCCAAAGAAACGGTCGGCCTCAATAACTCGGTCGGGCAGGTTTCAGCCGACGTCCGGAAGAAACAACTCGCAGATAAGCTGGATGCCTACCGCAATACCTATAAGGAAGCGGATGGTTTAACCGCGGTAAATGTGATCCCGCGTGAGAACTCCAGCAATCCGGCGTACAATAATGACTATTCCGATCAGCAAAAGAAAAAGCTGGACTCCATCCGGCAGGTTATGAAACTTAAATTCGGAGCGGTTGAAATGCCGGTAGGTGGACGTATTCGGCCATCGGGTATAACACATGACCAACAGGTTGCAAATGCCGTTGAAGCCATGAGCCGCAGGCAGGCAAACACTGCCCGTCAGGTTGAACCGGCGCCGAAAGAGAAAGACCCCATGGATGTATTCCGGCAGCAGATGGCGATCATGGATAGTGTCAGTAAGCAAAATGATCCGGCCTATAAAGAGGAACTAAAGAAAAAAGAACTGGCCGACAAAGCAGCCAAACTCAAAGCAAGCCAGGTAAAACTGACGGTTGAAAAAGCAAATGCCCTATCCGGTGATTTCAATACCGTTCTACCCGAAAAGGAACCGGCTTTTATCAGCGCGGTGATCGACGAGAATGTCACAGGTTACGCGGGATCACGGTTGCGGCTGAAATTGCTGGAAGATATTAAGGCAGGCAATAACCTGGTCAAAAAGGGTACTTATATATTCGCCCAGGTCAGCGGCTTTTCAGAACAGCGCGTGACTTTATCCATTACCTCGATCTTATTTGAAGGAAAGATCCTGCCGGTTAAACTCGACGTTTACGATATGGACGGCTTACCCGGCCTGTATGTACCCTCATCCGCGTTCCGGGATTTTACCAAAGACCTGGGTAGCAACTCGGTCCAAGGCGTTACGATCGACGGAAGTTCCGGCAACAGCCAGTTTATCATGAGCTCGCTCGACAAAGTTTTTCAGTCCACATCTTCTGCCATTGCTTCGCTCATCCGAAAAAACAAGGCAAAGCTTAAATATAACTCCTACCTCTACTTAATTGACACGGACGCGTTGCAAAACGCCCAAAAACGCGAAAGCCTCTTGAGTACAGCTGAAATGCAGTAA
- the traK gene encoding conjugative transposon protein TraK produces the protein MIIKNIEAKVRLATFIAAGSLLTSLVIVGMNCLYAYKLVSNAQKNIYILDNNVPILARQTDVQINRPAEYRADVDLFHSLFFSLTPDDNYMEYQMKKAMYLVDESGMQQYNNLKENGFFNSILSSSSVLTLQTDSISVDVPKHYFRYYGKLKIDRRSSTVVRSLITEGYLKDIPRSDNNPHGVLICGWKTLENKDLQDVEKNTF, from the coding sequence ATGATCATCAAAAATATTGAAGCAAAGGTCAGGCTGGCCACTTTTATAGCGGCAGGCAGTCTGCTGACCTCACTGGTCATTGTAGGCATGAATTGCCTGTATGCTTATAAACTGGTATCCAATGCGCAGAAAAATATATACATCCTGGATAATAACGTCCCCATACTGGCCAGGCAAACCGATGTACAGATCAACCGTCCCGCCGAGTACAGGGCCGATGTCGACCTTTTCCATTCGCTTTTTTTCTCGCTCACACCGGATGATAATTACATGGAATACCAGATGAAAAAAGCCATGTACCTGGTGGACGAATCAGGCATGCAGCAATATAATAACCTCAAGGAAAATGGTTTTTTTAATTCTATTCTTTCTTCCAGTTCTGTGTTAACGCTGCAAACCGATTCGATTTCGGTGGATGTGCCCAAACATTATTTCCGGTATTATGGAAAGCTGAAGATCGACCGGCGCAGCTCTACTGTCGTCCGTTCATTGATCACCGAAGGTTACCTGAAAGACATCCCGCGCAGTGATAATAACCCGCATGGCGTATTGATCTGTGGCTGGAAAACCCTTGAAAATAAAGACCTCCAAGATGTGGAAAAGAATACATTCTAA